Proteins co-encoded in one Phalacrocorax aristotelis unplaced genomic scaffold, bGulAri2.1 scaffold_276, whole genome shotgun sequence genomic window:
- the MAG gene encoding LOW QUALITY PROTEIN: myelin-associated glycoprotein (The sequence of the model RefSeq protein was modified relative to this genomic sequence to represent the inferred CDS: inserted 1 base in 1 codon; deleted 1 base in 1 codon), with translation MRPVAAALPTALLLLLPLPPGTSGGPWAAWMPPAVAGLSGTCVAVPCRFGYPEELRPATVHGLWYFGSPYPKNYPPVVARSRAGAVHESFTGRARLVGDPGVRDCSLLLGPLSPELAGKYYFRGDLGGYNQYSFSEHTTLEVLEEPVLEVPPELVAGEEVEIRCRVPDNCPQLQPRVRWEGTAELPEASERELREDAAGAGTVLALLRFRPRREDGGRRLACRVAFANSTLAFEAAVALDVQYEPRVLEVSGPGEAVEGTQVDLGCEAEGRPPPLLSWFRGVTVLREEPVSTSLRLVLPRVEPDDAGTYSCVAENRHGRHNRSLQLHVAYAPRSPVLNGSLWVVAGDPVTVTCGAASHPAPIVTVTRGRRVVAAAVYEPQVTMTLAAARPEDAGEYLCRAENQHGESSLPFNLTVEFPPILLPDSRCTRGGDGARCVCSASAIPEPAVTFDLPSRNVTVTEGHRDYTVTTPGRGTGGVVTVTGILTLRGTLDPRLAVLCSAHNPHGSVRQQLRFHHPGGLVWAKVGPVGAVVAFAIVIALVCYLSQSRRKKATGSPEVTPVPPPPGQGGDPDPELRPLQARWLRGAVGRWALGVGEGPAAPPEPAPPPKPXRGPPEEPPEYAEIRVK, from the exons atgaGGCCGGTGGCCGCCGCCCTCCCCAccgccctgctgctgctgctgcccctaCCCCCAg ggACGTCGGGGGGCCCCTGGGCCGCCTGGATGCCCCCGGCGGTAGCCGGGCTCTCGGGGACCTGCGTGGCCGTCCCGTGCCGTTTCGGCTACCCAGAAGAATTACGTCCGGCCACCGTTCACGGCTTGTGGTATTTCGGGAGCCCTTACCCCAAAAATTATCCCCCCGTGGTGGCTCGGTCGAGGGCAGGAGCCGTCCACGAGAGCTTCACGGGGCGAGCCAGGCTGGTGGGAGACCCCGGCGTCCGGGACTGTTCCCTCCTCTTGGGACCCCTCAGCCCCGAATTAGCCGGGAAATATTATTTTCGGGGTGATTTAGGGGGTTATAATCAGTACAGCTTCTCCGAACATACGACGTTGGAGGTGTTGG aGGAACCAGTACTGGAGGTTCCCCCCGAGCTGGTGGCAGGAGAAGAGGTAGAAATCCGATGCCGCGTCCCCGATAACTGCCCCCAGCTCCAACCCCGGGTGCGTTGGGAAGGGACCGCGGAGCTTCCGGAAGCTTCCGAGCGGGAATTACGGGAGGACGCGGCCGGCGCCGGCACCGTTTTAGCCCTGCTACGGTTTCGACCCCGCCGAGAAGACGGCGGCCGCCGCTTGGCGTGTCGGGTCGCCTTCGCCAACAGCACCTTGGCTTTCGAAGCCGCCGTCGCCCTCGATGTTCAGT acgAGCCACGGGTGCTGGAGGTCTCAGGTCCGGGCGAAGCGGTGGAAGGGACCCAGGTGGACCTGGGGTGCGAAGCCGAGGGGCGGCCGCCCCCGTTACTCTCCTGGTTTCGGGGGGTCACGGTGTTACGGGAAGAACCGGTTTCAACCAGTCTCCGCTTGGTTTTACCCCGGGTGGAGCCGGATGACGCCGGTACCTACAGCTGCGTGGCCGAGAACCGGCACGGCCGCCACAACCGGAGCCTTCAGCTTCACGTGGCTT ACGCCCCACGTTCACCCGTCCTCAACGGCTCGCTCTGGGTGGTGGCGGGGGACCCGGTGACGGTGACGTGTGGTGCCGCCAGTCACCCCGCGCCCATCGTGACGGTGACACGGGGACGCCGGGTGGTGGCCGCCGCCGTCTACGAACCCCAGGTGACCATGACCTTGGCAGCCGCCAGACCGGAGGATGCCGGCGAATACCTGTGCCGCGCCGAGAACCAGCACGGGGAGAGCAGCCTCCCCTTCAACCTCACCGTCGAGT tCCCCCCCATCCTTCTCCCCGATTCCCGCTGCACC CGGGGGGGGGATGGGGCACGTTGCGTCTGTTCGGCCTCCGCCATCCCCGAACCGGCCGTGACCTTTGACCTACCGTCCCGTAACGTCACCGTCACCGAGGGTCACCGCGATTACACCGTCACCACGCCGGGACGGGGGACGGGGGGGGTCGTCACCGTCACCGGGATCCTCACGCTTCGGGGGACCCTCGACCCCCGATTGGCCGTGCTTTGCTCCGCCCACAACCCCCACGGCAGCGTCAGGCAACAACTGCGCTTCCATCATCCCG ggGGGCTGGTTTGGGCCAAGGTGGGGCCGGTCGGGGCCGTCGTGGCCTTCGCCATCGTCATCGCCCTCGTCTGCTACCTCAGCCAGAGCCGTCGCAA GAAGGCGACGGGAAGCCCCGAGGTGACCCCGGTGCCGCCCCCACCCGGGCAGGGGGGGGACCCCGACCCTGAGCTCCGCCCACTGCAG GCCCGCTGGCTGCGGGGGGCCGTGGGCCGGTGGgcgctgggggtgggggaggggccGGCAGCCCCCCCGGAACCGGCCCCTCCCCCCAAAC GCCGGGGCCCCCCCGAAGAACCCCCCGAATACGCTGAGATCCGTGTCAAGTGA